The Mesomycoplasma flocculare ATCC 27399 genome includes a window with the following:
- a CDS encoding prolipoprotein diacylglyceryl transferase has product MTDNTTIPADLISERPFKEGEAFWLIQDWIPIYALTVVLGMIASIITIYFFWKREGYKPDYLAALIFITIPISIVGARFGFILERLVVGDFSVLKNWYNIRQGGLSIQWGVIFPTIANLIYIYRKRSKIDWRKCFSFILPAVLVGQFIGRWGNFTNHEVYGFLDPEGKTVNWLGDFIRKNMFISDKIAPDGQLRVPLFFYESIVSLFGYIVLVWIFNLYSWLKPGSTGALYILYYGIVRSSMEYLRQESYLYYFLIAILMVILGFFLFIRFQFFTNYYLKFENKKIKIAFFERYTKEKKIYAKLPWIRWNRNVLNFEETNTKNLEG; this is encoded by the coding sequence ATGACTGATAATACGACTATTCCGGCTGATTTAATTTCTGAGCGCCCGTTTAAAGAAGGCGAAGCTTTTTGGTTGATTCAAGATTGAATACCGATTTATGCACTTACGGTTGTTTTGGGCATGATTGCATCGATTATCACTATTTATTTTTTTTGAAAACGTGAAGGTTATAAACCTGATTATTTAGCCGCGTTAATTTTCATCACAATTCCTATTTCGATTGTTGGAGCGCGTTTTGGATTTATTCTTGAACGTTTAGTTGTTGGTGATTTTAGTGTTTTAAAAAACTGATATAATATTCGTCAAGGCGGCCTTTCGATTCAATGAGGAGTAATTTTTCCTACTATCGCAAATCTAATTTATATTTACCGGAAAAGAAGCAAAATCGACTGACGCAAATGTTTTTCATTTATTTTGCCAGCGGTTTTGGTGGGCCAATTTATTGGCAGATGAGGGAATTTTACTAACCACGAGGTTTATGGTTTTCTTGATCCAGAAGGTAAAACTGTAAATTGACTTGGAGATTTTATCAGAAAAAATATGTTTATTAGCGATAAAATCGCGCCAGATGGGCAATTAAGAGTGCCTTTATTTTTCTATGAGTCAATAGTTTCATTATTTGGATATATTGTTTTAGTTTGAATTTTCAATTTATATTCTTGGTTAAAACCTGGGTCTACGGGTGCATTATATATTTTATATTATGGAATTGTTCGCTCTTCAATGGAATATTTACGGCAAGAATCCTATTTATATTATTTTTTAATCGCAATTTTAATGGTTATTTTAGGCTTTTTTCTCTTTATTCGTTTTCAATTTTTCACTAATTATTATTTAAAATTTGAAAACAAAAAAATAAAAATTGCTTTTTTTGAGCGCTATACAAAAGAAAAAAAAATATATGCCAAACTCCCTTGAATTCGTTGAAATAGAAATGTTTTGAATTTTGAGGAAACAAATACTAAAAACTTGGAGGGTTAA
- a CDS encoding NAD(P)/FAD-dependent oxidoreductase, whose product MENFDVLIIGAGPAGLTTALYASRGNLKVLILEKGAPGGKLVSQSKIENWPGDEIIDGATLALRMYKHPLKFGAKHRFCDVDFIESNSEFDHKVFCKDGKAFHGRSVVVATGMVERKPLDIKNYLNFEGKGVSYCVVCDGPFYANKPSIVIGGGNSAVEESSFLASIVSKVYVLVRDDKFIAEQMLIDDLKKNKNVEILFNARVLELQGKTELEAAIIEHNGIRKTLEIKSLFPYIGFLPATNFLQKNHKKILNKINFIEVDRYGQSKIPGIYAVGDVVSKEIRQIVTAASDGAIVGKILTNRIK is encoded by the coding sequence ATGGAGAATTTTGATGTATTAATTATTGGTGCTGGACCTGCGGGTCTAACAACCGCACTTTATGCATCGCGTGGCAATTTAAAAGTGCTGATTTTGGAAAAAGGAGCTCCAGGCGGAAAGCTTGTTTCTCAATCAAAAATTGAAAACTGACCTGGTGATGAAATAATTGATGGAGCAACTTTAGCGCTTCGAATGTACAAACATCCTTTAAAATTTGGGGCAAAACACCGTTTTTGTGATGTTGATTTTATTGAATCAAATAGCGAATTTGATCATAAAGTTTTTTGTAAAGACGGTAAAGCTTTCCATGGCCGTTCAGTTGTTGTTGCCACTGGGATGGTCGAAAGAAAACCGCTTGATATTAAAAATTATCTTAATTTTGAAGGAAAGGGCGTTTCATATTGTGTTGTTTGTGATGGCCCTTTTTATGCAAATAAACCTTCAATTGTGATTGGCGGTGGAAATTCTGCTGTTGAAGAATCAAGTTTTCTAGCTTCAATTGTATCAAAAGTTTATGTTTTAGTCCGCGATGATAAATTTATCGCGGAGCAAATGCTAATCGATGATTTGAAAAAAAATAAAAATGTCGAGATTTTATTTAATGCAAGAGTGTTAGAATTACAAGGCAAAACCGAATTAGAAGCGGCAATAATTGAACACAACGGTATTAGAAAAACCCTTGAAATAAAATCGCTTTTTCCATATATTGGTTTTTTACCAGCGACAAATTTTTTGCAAAAAAATCACAAAAAAATTCTTAATAAAATTAATTTTATTGAAGTGGATCGTTATGGGCAGTCAAAAATTCCTGGAATTTATGCAGTTGGCGATGTCGTTAGCAAGGAAATAAGGCAAATTGTTACCGCCGCAAGTGATGGGGCGATTGTTGGTAAAATTTTAACAAACCGAATTAAATAA
- a CDS encoding peroxiredoxin, giving the protein MRTKFKDKLYNLVSPLIEPGEKLEFSVSDTNFDVVEFNSFGKTTIISVFPSINTKICDFQTIAIRDLSRKYPQFRFISVSLDLPSAITQWKDANAADNLEIYSDYRLRSFGFATGFLIEDVFLLNRGYLIVDADGKVLVVESNSNVHDQIDFVKLEEKLVELS; this is encoded by the coding sequence ATGCGAACAAAATTTAAAGATAAATTATATAATTTAGTCTCACCTTTAATTGAACCAGGAGAAAAATTAGAATTTTCTGTTAGTGATACAAATTTTGATGTCGTCGAATTTAATTCTTTTGGAAAAACAACCATAATTTCTGTTTTTCCCTCAATTAACACAAAAATTTGTGATTTTCAAACAATTGCAATTCGCGATTTGTCGCGAAAATATCCGCAATTTCGATTCATTTCAGTTTCCCTAGATCTTCCTTCCGCAATCACTCAGTGAAAAGATGCTAATGCAGCTGATAATTTAGAAATATATTCAGATTATCGACTTCGTAGTTTTGGGTTTGCCACTGGATTTTTAATTGAAGATGTTTTTTTACTAAATCGTGGTTATCTTATTGTTGATGCAGATGGTAAGGTTTTGGTGGTTGAATCCAATTCTAATGTTCATGATCAAATTGATTTTGTAAAGTTAGAAGAAAAACTTGTTGAACTTTCCTAA
- a CDS encoding P110/LppT family adhesin N-terminal domain, whose protein sequence is MNNIKIKKINKVSNKRSLIIMATWPIAVGVILGFSYLTYTVVESKYFTKVDKRSLLTTDLNQKGIELTNQKFANIIDKLELDKDFAKYSASQILNLVHNAQSNFRLINLFNLADFSSKYPFLKLNINPIDNSDVDDKKLITKVVNNNLVNVLFSAHDQLTNKVYSKVRSIRGFEGKGETTFVDFNLDQQKSSFVLSPVEIAKKWNATSLIDSLNNEYKKTKDTKKTLEKYGSFLLLDSNNVVVDFPEKTTFDFQTDSTGNIVFKNLEDSTGNLWVAFDIFDGKKQKIRSFDLKVLNLLNYREVTNYLNNLLKNNDDLIVLKEEKIEEIVAKNVSLSTFFISSRNIKEFFDTSKLDTLFTNSLPNFGLKLFAANSQMDRFGEVELMVQVDFRPKKELESNEGNQKPASNVNENSETETKKASENKLVLAKKVEETEAALFQDSSSKEKSENKNTSPTDIDSEIQLNYHKFNFIYNLKPFKNLAQRYLNSVIKNNDYYIIKNSFNYLTGSEIINNLKAINASFYSFVENKNTNKGYEIVNLESSPTYDSLASQQAIVLWFIDFFKDKLDFPDWKKAETTQKPEEILAKIFEKMNNIINSKQIFSYGVKYNLFFDNLTRELQIKISIQDKTNKILGQKVIKISGLAPVNPPLFVAKQNFASFFIDGSGGFETNDPNILLPKTIKNLKSITNPQVLIATKNEKNGENNAVNIKMVQNSGVLYPSLNGSPLAFVYRAADNSAFKPVEFEIKKPFFYGFSVQNNLEYKKYKVVLNFVSETKNTIQNMQTNSNENHVIWVKKVANKTELVNKNGKNIREIPENFPVWVVGISKKNEIDAVTSVNGHESSTTPKIIGILPVSEGDFTNFVISYNGFSEKSSKSQTNTNNQITLRIASERSKNLPALELVENDLKVKGTSSSTTEKENLSIILGDSENSKNGENSEVLFRFFTQFDQQFQEKQIFDLALENSLK, encoded by the coding sequence ATGAATAATATTAAAATAAAAAAAATTAATAAGGTTTCAAATAAACGATCTTTAATAATTATGGCCACCTGACCTATTGCTGTGGGTGTGATTTTAGGTTTTTCATATCTAACTTATACTGTTGTTGAGTCAAAGTATTTTACAAAAGTTGACAAGCGCAGTTTATTAACAACGGATTTAAATCAAAAAGGAATAGAACTTACAAATCAGAAGTTTGCAAATATTATTGATAAATTGGAACTAGATAAGGATTTTGCTAAATATTCAGCCAGTCAAATTCTTAATTTAGTTCATAATGCACAGTCTAATTTTCGTTTAATTAATCTCTTTAATCTTGCAGATTTTAGCTCAAAATATCCGTTTTTAAAGCTCAATATCAATCCGATTGATAATTCTGATGTGGATGATAAGAAGTTAATAACAAAAGTTGTCAACAATAATTTAGTTAATGTGCTTTTTTCAGCTCATGACCAATTAACTAATAAAGTTTATTCAAAAGTGCGCTCAATTCGTGGTTTTGAGGGAAAAGGTGAAACCACATTTGTTGATTTTAATTTGGATCAGCAAAAATCATCTTTTGTTTTATCGCCAGTTGAGATAGCTAAAAAATGAAATGCCACATCTTTGATTGATTCTTTGAATAATGAATATAAAAAAACCAAAGATACAAAAAAAACACTTGAAAAATACGGTTCTTTTTTGCTGCTTGATTCTAATAATGTTGTTGTTGATTTCCCTGAAAAAACAACTTTTGACTTCCAAACTGATTCAACTGGAAATATAGTTTTTAAAAATCTTGAAGATTCAACTGGGAATTTATGGGTTGCTTTTGATATTTTTGATGGGAAAAAACAGAAAATTCGCTCCTTTGATCTAAAGGTTTTAAATTTATTAAATTATCGCGAAGTTACCAATTATCTTAATAATTTATTAAAAAATAATGATGATTTAATTGTACTCAAAGAGGAAAAAATCGAGGAAATTGTAGCTAAAAATGTTTCCTTATCAACTTTTTTCATTAGTTCAAGAAATATTAAAGAATTTTTTGATACATCAAAGTTAGATACGCTTTTTACTAATTCTTTACCAAATTTTGGGTTAAAATTGTTTGCTGCAAACTCGCAAATGGACCGTTTTGGTGAAGTTGAATTAATGGTTCAAGTAGATTTCAGACCAAAAAAAGAGCTAGAATCTAACGAAGGCAACCAAAAACCAGCTTCAAATGTAAATGAAAATTCAGAAACTGAAACTAAAAAAGCTAGTGAAAATAAACTTGTTCTTGCTAAAAAAGTAGAGGAAACCGAAGCAGCTTTATTCCAAGATAGCTCTAGCAAAGAAAAATCAGAAAACAAAAATACGTCTCCAACGGATATAGATTCTGAGATTCAGTTAAATTATCATAAATTTAATTTTATTTATAATTTAAAGCCATTTAAAAATCTAGCGCAAAGATATCTAAATTCAGTTATAAAAAACAATGACTATTATATTATTAAAAATAGTTTTAACTATTTGACCGGCAGCGAAATTATCAATAATTTAAAAGCAATTAATGCTAGTTTTTATTCATTTGTAGAAAACAAAAACACAAATAAAGGATATGAAATTGTCAATTTAGAAAGCAGCCCAACTTATGATAGTTTAGCAAGTCAACAAGCAATTGTGTTGTGATTTATAGACTTTTTTAAAGATAAACTAGATTTTCCTGATTGAAAAAAAGCGGAAACAACACAAAAGCCTGAAGAAATTCTTGCTAAAATATTCGAAAAAATGAATAATATTATAAATTCCAAACAAATTTTTTCATACGGAGTTAAATATAATCTATTTTTTGATAATTTAACACGGGAACTTCAAATCAAGATTAGTATTCAAGATAAAACTAACAAAATTTTAGGTCAAAAGGTTATTAAAATTTCCGGATTAGCTCCGGTAAATCCTCCACTTTTTGTGGCTAAACAAAATTTTGCAAGTTTTTTTATCGATGGTAGCGGTGGTTTTGAAACTAATGACCCAAACATTTTATTGCCAAAAACCATTAAAAATCTTAAATCAATTACGAATCCACAAGTTTTAATCGCTACAAAAAATGAAAAAAATGGCGAAAATAATGCAGTAAATATTAAAATGGTGCAAAATTCTGGTGTTTTATATCCAAGTCTAAATGGTTCACCACTCGCATTTGTCTATCGAGCAGCGGATAATTCAGCTTTTAAACCCGTCGAGTTCGAAATAAAAAAACCTTTTTTTTACGGCTTTTCTGTGCAAAATAATTTAGAGTACAAAAAATATAAAGTAGTTCTTAATTTCGTTAGTGAAACAAAAAATACAATTCAAAATATGCAAACTAATAGCAACGAGAATCATGTAATCTGAGTTAAAAAAGTTGCAAATAAAACCGAATTAGTCAACAAAAATGGGAAAAACATTAGGGAAATACCAGAAAATTTTCCGGTTTGAGTAGTTGGAATTTCTAAGAAAAACGAAATTGATGCTGTAACATCCGTAAATGGCCATGAAAGCTCTACTACTCCCAAAATTATTGGAATTTTACCTGTAAGTGAAGGAGATTTCACAAATTTTGTGATTTCGTATAATGGTTTTAGTGAAAAATCGTCAAAATCACAAACCAACACAAACAATCAAATAACACTGAGAATTGCTAGTGAAAGATCAAAAAACCTGCCCGCACTTGAACTAGTTGAAAATGATTTAAAAGTAAAAGGAACATCAAGTTCAACAACGGAAAAAGAGAACTTATCAATAATTTTGGGAGATTCAGAAAATTCAAAAAATGGGGAAAATTCAGAGGTTTTATTTCGATTTTTTACTCAATTTGATCAACAGTTTCAAGAAAAACAAATTTTTGATCTTGCGCTTGAAAACTCGTTGAAATAA
- a CDS encoding DUF2130 domain-containing protein: protein MITNGKEVKVKLIDFKTLTYQLLEDATAGDWFSIASEAQNYIETQIKEKTKEEIQSIKDQTRNEIFANDQEIKQMRFEIEQLKIKNTKLEEKAKTDQLDLDKKHTAEISKKDDEIKDLKNEVQEYKKNQNFEIDKIKMEKELEIKNKMEKEFEDKWEKQEKKLKENNEENNKKIIQELKENHKKIIQELKENHEKIIQESKKGYNEKIQKAEQENNELHAELNRYKEKNINSKEIGENLENWILERYKSVFPFGQENDETISFSLKKDTENLKQEGESSGTKADFIFTIYDKEGQISESVILEAKSESKEKPGRQKNNQFFKKLENDRVKKNARYAILVTELEPDQYITIDIAPNFPKIFICRPYFYLALLMILKSMILKEKKLVMQGKNLADKEKIINDFEKWKNDKIKKLAEKINKKSADAIASSRKIIDEATKIRDTLEETSNNLIWKLNTEIDKFNITEFAKKIERTEKISQEFV, encoded by the coding sequence ATGATAACAAACGGTAAAGAAGTTAAGGTAAAACTTATTGATTTCAAAACTTTAACATATCAACTTTTGGAAGATGCAACAGCGGGTGACTGATTTTCAATTGCTAGCGAGGCACAAAATTACATCGAGACACAAATAAAAGAAAAAACAAAAGAAGAAATCCAATCGATTAAAGATCAAACGCGTAATGAAATTTTCGCAAACGACCAGGAAATAAAGCAAATGAGATTCGAAATAGAACAGCTCAAAATTAAAAATACAAAATTAGAAGAAAAAGCAAAAACAGACCAATTAGATTTAGATAAAAAACATACTGCAGAAATTTCCAAAAAAGATGACGAAATTAAAGATTTAAAAAATGAAGTACAAGAGTATAAAAAAAATCAAAATTTTGAAATTGATAAAATAAAAATGGAAAAAGAATTAGAAATTAAGAACAAAATGGAAAAAGAATTTGAAGATAAATGAGAAAAACAAGAAAAAAAATTAAAAGAAAATAACGAGGAAAATAACAAGAAAATAATTCAGGAATTAAAAGAAAATCACAAGAAAATAATTCAGGAATTAAAAGAAAATCACGAGAAAATAATTCAGGAATCAAAAAAGGGTTATAACGAGAAAATTCAGAAAGCTGAACAAGAAAATAATGAATTGCATGCGGAACTAAATAGATATAAAGAAAAAAATATAAATTCAAAGGAAATTGGTGAAAATTTAGAAAACTGAATTTTAGAGCGTTATAAAAGCGTGTTTCCATTTGGCCAAGAAAATGATGAAACAATCAGTTTTAGTTTGAAAAAAGACACTGAAAATCTTAAACAAGAAGGCGAATCAAGTGGAACAAAAGCAGATTTTATTTTTACAATTTATGACAAAGAGGGTCAAATTAGCGAAAGTGTAATTCTTGAAGCTAAATCTGAGTCTAAGGAAAAACCAGGAAGGCAAAAAAACAACCAATTTTTTAAAAAGCTTGAAAACGATCGGGTGAAAAAAAATGCCCGTTATGCAATTTTAGTCACAGAACTTGAGCCTGATCAATATATTACAATTGATATTGCTCCAAATTTTCCGAAAATATTTATCTGTCGCCCATATTTTTATTTAGCACTTTTAATGATTTTGAAATCAATGATTCTTAAAGAAAAAAAATTGGTCATGCAAGGTAAAAATCTTGCAGATAAAGAAAAGATAATTAATGATTTTGAAAAATGGAAAAATGATAAAATAAAAAAATTAGCGGAAAAAATAAATAAAAAGTCAGCAGACGCTATAGCTTCTAGTAGAAAAATTATTGATGAGGCCACAAAAATTCGAGATACTTTAGAGGAAACTTCAAATAATCTTATTTGAAAACTCAATACCGAAATCGATAAATTTAATATTACAGAGTTTGCTAAAAAAATCGAAAGAACAGAAAAAATTTCGCAAGAATTCGTATAA
- a CDS encoding P97 family adhesin yields the protein MKIVKQIKKTKYLSTKSKILLGLGLSSAFLAVLGISVAASYGFALSKKKSYEITVEDLNRLATKINGLSFNSQKISPFSNYATLKKEWKNMQNSEKNGDFFDFYTLEYKRLQPYKLPNGIWVEFIKIEPDDANQQFSVEFVLKTFNGSRIIKSDIKTDKVTISPNSTFFLENFYQALQINLKNISPYSRVQKGKKSPKNWLASDFLNEINIEETADGAIQKIRDFFNFNFDSVLKNKNFSIKYNNALIFPYKIEILKNSMNTWLKPSQTNADFLEIQGKVSFTDQAKKLFPKNFNTNITKYFNFLLFDSTKNESAFADPNFFIKIPEIAEPKIDEFASKNSQEKFNSQQKSILSVYKFIKYKENNSGLKSAEEAKKALNSLFINGLELDFGKYNDLDAKIKKKFEYKILVDKIHFGSDENSAFIRVPFEISYPLDEKKEKKLKTETQVLLRNFKNSASQSVLTFNPKEFASIPVVSLKYPNNQSQNNDGLYESFEPVSKSQIERLLALNYHEKIYEILTDSSKFNLTFSEKEVLNSWILSYKFPTIAEFSKRTLIPENRKNNTQIIPFFQNNQEFIAFTNKILTLPKEEAKKYLEIFLNALTQEKQAQIKGTFNREQKPLESSDNDKAALLKVQEVQSQENKDNLQKSQQTKTGKQETFNAKSPDSSTSNTQQVNSEQQKKFGKTLNGNTKTSATEFNNKIVAKLQKQYKISILKDLIYKIDALESESGGQSKLNLDSFTDLFINTYKNNDLIIQFNTFAENLNYNIVFVPNQDSESISDEEKINLVNKSDSTIENLKKSEKNQSSTEPSTQKNVLKNKVSLFQEAKPSSQNGTPQKSSAEFTTISRHERETEVFKLGYYYIFTSSNTNKIVFRTPIKSIKLKVFSAEKAGDDLEKLSYNILNFPQSLLKLELAENNFASADALKKSAEEILKAEFNSQDKDLKSTTESFRKLFGNKTFMKVYPLLYGNGLIYKKDSVFKDKFGNLRIRFAVKDLDVSEQRQIILPSILDPEKSEELSKNTEKVKEKLQNSLTQPATSDSQQTQSSLQNDLNNLKTELGVFKPDEKEAKYPLVFIVIKPDKQFKRN from the coding sequence GTGAAAATAGTTAAGCAAATTAAAAAAACAAAATATTTGAGTACAAAGTCAAAAATTTTGTTAGGTTTAGGTTTAAGCTCTGCTTTCCTTGCAGTTTTAGGAATTTCAGTTGCTGCTTCTTATGGCTTTGCACTTAGTAAAAAAAAATCATATGAGATAACAGTTGAAGATTTAAACAGACTAGCAACTAAAATTAACGGTCTTAGTTTTAATTCACAAAAAATTTCACCATTTTCAAATTATGCAACTTTAAAAAAAGAATGAAAAAACATGCAAAACTCCGAAAAAAACGGAGATTTTTTTGATTTTTACACGCTCGAATATAAACGCTTACAGCCTTATAAATTACCAAATGGAATTTGAGTCGAGTTTATAAAAATCGAACCTGATGATGCAAACCAGCAATTTAGTGTCGAATTTGTTCTAAAAACATTTAATGGTTCGCGAATTATAAAATCTGATATTAAAACTGATAAAGTCACTATAAGCCCTAACTCAACTTTCTTTTTAGAGAATTTTTACCAAGCTCTTCAAATTAACCTGAAAAATATTTCTCCTTATTCACGAGTTCAAAAAGGGAAAAAAAGTCCTAAAAACTGACTTGCAAGTGATTTTTTAAATGAGATAAATATAGAAGAAACTGCCGATGGCGCAATTCAAAAAATCCGTGATTTTTTTAATTTTAATTTTGATTCAGTTCTAAAAAATAAAAATTTTAGCATTAAATATAATAATGCCTTAATTTTTCCTTATAAAATTGAAATTCTAAAAAATAGTATGAATACCTGATTAAAACCATCGCAAACAAATGCTGATTTTCTCGAAATTCAAGGAAAAGTTAGTTTTACTGATCAGGCAAAAAAATTATTTCCTAAAAATTTTAATACAAATATTACAAAATATTTCAATTTTCTGCTTTTTGATTCAACAAAAAATGAATCAGCATTTGCAGATCCTAATTTTTTCATTAAAATTCCAGAAATAGCTGAGCCAAAAATTGATGAATTTGCAAGTAAAAATTCTCAAGAAAAATTTAATTCGCAACAAAAATCAATTTTATCCGTTTATAAATTTATTAAATATAAAGAAAATAATTCTGGCTTAAAATCAGCCGAAGAAGCAAAAAAAGCGCTTAATTCTTTGTTTATAAATGGTTTAGAATTAGATTTTGGCAAGTATAATGATTTAGATGCAAAAATCAAAAAAAAATTTGAATATAAAATTTTAGTTGACAAAATTCATTTTGGATCTGATGAAAATTCAGCGTTTATTAGAGTTCCCTTTGAAATTTCTTATCCTCTTGATGAAAAAAAAGAAAAAAAACTAAAAACAGAAACCCAAGTTTTGTTAAGAAATTTCAAAAATTCTGCTTCTCAAAGTGTTTTAACTTTTAATCCTAAAGAGTTTGCTTCAATTCCTGTAGTTAGTTTAAAATATCCAAATAATCAAAGTCAGAACAACGATGGTCTTTATGAATCTTTTGAGCCAGTATCAAAATCGCAAATTGAACGGCTTTTAGCATTAAATTACCATGAAAAAATTTATGAAATTTTAACGGATTCTTCTAAATTTAATCTAACTTTTTCAGAAAAAGAAGTTCTGAATTCTTGAATTTTGAGCTATAAATTTCCAACAATTGCAGAATTTTCAAAAAGAACTTTAATTCCTGAAAACCGCAAAAATAACACTCAAATTATCCCTTTTTTTCAAAACAATCAGGAGTTTATTGCCTTTACAAATAAAATTTTAACTTTGCCAAAAGAAGAAGCAAAAAAATATCTTGAAATTTTTTTAAACGCGCTCACACAAGAAAAACAAGCGCAAATTAAAGGAACTTTTAATCGTGAACAAAAACCTCTAGAATCTAGTGATAACGATAAGGCAGCACTATTAAAAGTTCAAGAAGTACAATCTCAAGAGAATAAAGATAATCTACAAAAAAGCCAACAAACAAAAACCGGAAAACAAGAGACTTTTAATGCAAAAAGTCCCGATTCTTCAACTTCAAATACACAGCAAGTTAATTCAGAACAACAAAAAAAGTTCGGAAAAACTCTAAATGGTAACACAAAAACAAGCGCAACTGAATTTAACAACAAAATTGTTGCTAAACTACAAAAACAGTACAAGATTTCAATCCTAAAAGATTTAATTTACAAAATTGACGCCTTAGAAAGTGAGTCTGGGGGGCAATCTAAATTAAATTTGGATAGTTTTACAGATTTATTTATCAATACTTATAAGAATAATGATTTAATCATTCAATTTAACACTTTTGCGGAAAATCTTAATTATAATATTGTTTTTGTCCCTAACCAAGATAGTGAATCCATCAGTGATGAAGAAAAGATAAATTTAGTAAATAAATCTGATTCTACAATAGAAAATCTTAAAAAAAGTGAAAAAAATCAGAGCAGTACTGAACCTTCAACTCAGAAAAATGTACTAAAAAACAAAGTAAGTTTATTCCAAGAAGCAAAACCTAGCTCACAAAATGGTACTCCTCAAAAATCTAGTGCCGAATTTACTACTATCTCGAGACATGAACGCGAAACGGAAGTTTTCAAACTTGGTTATTATTATATTTTTACATCCAGCAATACAAATAAAATTGTCTTTCGAACGCCAATAAAGTCTATAAAATTAAAGGTTTTTTCAGCTGAAAAAGCCGGCGATGATCTTGAAAAATTATCTTATAATATATTAAATTTTCCGCAATCGCTTTTAAAATTAGAACTTGCGGAAAATAATTTTGCATCAGCGGACGCGCTTAAAAAAAGCGCAGAAGAAATTTTAAAAGCAGAATTTAACAGTCAAGATAAGGATTTAAAATCAACAACGGAAAGTTTTAGAAAACTTTTTGGAAATAAAACTTTCATGAAAGTTTATCCATTACTTTATGGAAACGGCCTTATTTACAAAAAAGATAGCGTTTTTAAAGATAAATTTGGAAATTTGAGAATCAGGTTTGCTGTTAAAGATTTAGATGTCAGCGAACAAAGACAAATTATTCTTCCAAGTATTTTAGATCCTGAAAAATCTGAAGAATTAAGTAAAAATACAGAAAAAGTGAAGGAAAAATTGCAAAATTCTTTAACACAACCTGCAACTTCAGATTCACAGCAAACCCAATCTAGTTTACAAAATGACTTAAATAACTTAAAAACCGAGCTTGGAGTTTTTAAACCAGATGAAAAAGAAGCAAAATATCCACTTGTTTTTATAGTAATAAAACCAGATAAGCAGTTTAAAAGGAACTAG
- a CDS encoding dUTP diphosphatase, giving the protein MKLDLKLIFEKQKILDNLFAKYSYGDSSVTEIDPQWQDKVIIAAIVEIAEFANEIESFKYWKANKKSNYEKTIEEFVDAIHFLVSACIHFETKRVFETKFVKNKDINEQFKHVFILASQFLLDKNVKILVELFEFFLGFIEILGWTINQVINAYLEKYAKNLERIKNQY; this is encoded by the coding sequence ATGAAATTAGATTTAAAATTAATTTTTGAAAAGCAAAAAATTTTAGACAACCTTTTTGCTAAATATAGTTACGGCGATAGTTCAGTTACCGAAATTGACCCACAATGACAAGATAAAGTAATTATTGCCGCGATTGTTGAGATTGCTGAATTTGCCAATGAAATTGAAAGTTTTAAATATTGAAAGGCAAATAAAAAGTCCAATTATGAAAAAACTATCGAAGAATTTGTTGATGCTATTCATTTTTTAGTATCAGCCTGCATACACTTCGAAACAAAGCGGGTTTTTGAAACAAAATTTGTTAAAAATAAAGATATTAATGAGCAATTTAAACACGTTTTTATTTTGGCTTCTCAATTTCTGCTTGATAAAAACGTTAAAATTTTAGTGGAATTATTTGAATTTTTCTTAGGTTTTATCGAAATTTTAGGCTGAACTATTAATCAAGTAATTAATGCTTATTTGGAAAAATATGCAAAAAATCTCGAAAGAATAAAAAATCAATATTAA